In one window of Festucalex cinctus isolate MCC-2025b chromosome 14, RoL_Fcin_1.0, whole genome shotgun sequence DNA:
- the tnfaip3 gene encoding tumor necrosis factor alpha-induced protein 3, which translates to MSQGQNFLPKFLFVSNLLKAVKIRQRVPNDVVKPAASGGHMHHLRGMHRYTLEMIAMNHFPQAFREVVQAAILDRAMQASLEQEKKLNWCREVKKMVPLRTNGDGNCLLHAASQYMLGVQDTDLVLRKALHGVLKETDTGVFRARFQAELLHSQEFTQTGLRYTTTNWEDEWEKIVKMASPVSSSNGLQFDSLEDIHIFVLSNILRRPIIVIADRVLRSMKSGSSISPLNVGGIYLPLHWPPAECYKYPIVLGYDSQHFAPLITIKDSGPEIRAVPLINPGRGGFEELKVHFLMEKEHQLKERLLKDYMLLIEIPVIGLGYDATRIVNAARLDEGNLPEDMNLMEDYLQLVNHEYQRWQEDKEQAWAAQPQRPPPFSVSQLSLIEIRCATPRCTFYVSVDTQPHCHECFEKRQATTTPAAAAATRIEGLVHTKGGGGSGGSDSSEGSSRGGRSSSPPSSSSSRLVVLSSPRAAPPPTAPSLSLYSETHAMKCKTPGCLFTLSVEHDGLCERCYNARHHQAPPPPPPGAGMGPEAVAAQAPGWTQWGPREAEAETERCGMCRQEAFRIFNGLCPPCMQRQQAPDAGEPQPGKPRTEASSSAWGQPRDPERPCLTLTPAHASAWQAPLARPCKRSGCQFFGTPEKLGFCTICYVDYQTNHHLTPPPPAPAQGRHGVEAGFQNATRCRGPGCGALGKAMLEGYCDKCYVKEQSARLNQAAHRTPHSPPPVVRERATKPRSTQQSQTQTQTQTQCRRSGCSNVSPGCTDLCPECHTRGGQGGRDAGRRAQAPKEKSKQRCRTQGCDHYANQEKQGYCNECDHFKQIYRG; encoded by the exons ATGTCGCAGGGCCAGAACTTCCTCCCCAAGTTCCTGTTCGTGTCCAACCTGCTGAAGGCGGTGAAGATCCGCCAGCGGGTGCCCAACGACGTGGTGAAGCCGGCGGCCAGCGGCGGCCACATGCACCACCTGCGCGGCATGCACCGCTACACGCTGGAGATGATCGCCATGAACCACTTCCCGCAGGCCTTCCGCGAGGTGGTGCAGGCCGCCATCTTGGACCGGGCCATGCAGGCCTCGCTGGAGCAGGAGAAGAAGCTCAACTGGTGCCGGGAGGTCAAGAAGATGGTGCCCCTGCGGACCAACG gcgatGGCAACTGTTTGCTGCACGCTGCCTCCCAGTACATGCTGGGCGTCCAGGACACCGACCTGGTCCTCCGGAAAGCCCTCCACGGCGTTTTAAAAGAGACGGACACCGGCGTCTTTCGGGCACGCTTCCAGGCTGAGCTCCTGCACTCCCAAGAGTTCACCCAGACGGGCCTCCGATACACCACCACG AACTGGGAGGACGAGTGGGAAAAGATCGTCAAGATGGCGTCTCCGGTCTCCAGTAGCAACGGCCTCCAGTTTGACTCGCTGGAGGACATTCACATCTTCGTCCTCTCCAATATCCTCCGCAGACCCATCATCGTCATCGCAG ATCGGGTGCTGAGGAGTATGAAATCGGGTTCGTCCATCTCCCCCCTCAACGTGGGCGGGATTTACCTCCCGCTGCACTGGCCGCCGGCCGAGTGCTACAAGTACCCCATCGTGCTGGGCTACGACTCGCAGCACTTTGCGCCCCTCATCACCATCAAAGACAGCGGCCCTG AAATCCGAGCCGTGCCGCTGATCAATCCCGGCCGGGGAGGCTTTGAGGAGCTGAAGGTGCACTTCCTGATGGAGAAAGAGCACCAGCTGAAGGAGCGGCTCCTCAAAGACTACATGCTGCTCATCGAGATCCCCGTCATCGGATTGGGATACGACGCCACGCGCATCGTCAACGCCGCACG GTTGGACGAGGGCAACCTGCCGGAGGACATGAACCTGATGGAGGACTACCTGCAGCTGGTCAACCACGAGTACCAGCGCTGGCAAGAGGACAAGGAGCAGGCGTGGGCGGCCCAGCCCCAACGCCCGCCGCCCTTCTCCGTCTCGCAGCTCTCGCTCATCGAGATCCGCTGCGCCACGCCGCGCTGCACCTTCTACGTGTCGGTGGACACGCAGCCGCACTGCCACGAGTGCTTTGAGAAACGACAGGCCACCACcacccccgccgccgccgccgcaaccAGGATAGAAGGCCTGGTGCACACCAAGGGCGGTGGTGGCAGCGGCGGCTCGGACAGCAGCGAGGGCAGCTCCAGAGGGGGCCGGAGCAGCAGCCCGCCGTCCTCCTCGTCCAGCCGGCTGGTGGTGCTGTCCAGCCCGCGTGCGGCCCCGCCCCCGACCGCGCCCAGCCTCAGCCTGTACAGCGAGACGCACGCCATGAAGTGCAAGACCCCCGGCTGCCTCTTCACGCTCAGCGTGGAGCACGACGGACTCTGCGAGCGCTGCTACAACGCCAGGCACCAccaggcgccgccgccgcctcctccgggAGCCGGCATGGGCCCGGAGGCCGTTGCGGCGCAGGCCCCCGGGTGGACCCAGTGGGGGCCCCGCGAGGCGGAGGCGGAGACGGAGCGCTGCGGCATGTGCCGGCAGGAAGCCTTTCGGATATTCAACGGGCTGTGTCCGCCCTGCATGCAGAGGCAGCAGGCTCCGGACGCGGGGGAGCCGCAGCCGGGCAAGCCCAGGACCGAGGCCTCGTCCTCGGCTTGGGGCCAGCCGAGGGACCCCGAGCGGCCGTGCCTGACCCTGACGCCGGCGCACGCCTCCGCCTGGCAGGCCCCGCTCGCCCGGCCTTGCAAACGATCCGGCTGCCAGTTCTTCGGGACGCCGGAGAAGTTGGGTTTCTGCACTATTTGCTACGTTGACTATCAGACCAACCACC ACCTGACACCTCCGCCCCCAGCCCCGGCGCAGGGCCGGCACGGCGTGGAGGCCGGCTTCCAGAACGCCACGCGGTGTCGCGGGCCGGGCTGCGGCGCGCTGGGCAAGGCCATGCTGGAGGGCTACTGCGACAAATGTTACGTCAAAGAGCAAAGCGCGCGGCTCAACCAGGCGGCGCATCGCACGCCGCACTCCCCTCCCCCTGTCGTG CGCGAACGAGCCACCAAACCGCGATCCACACAGCAGTCGCAGACGCAAACGCAAACGCAGACGCAGTGCCGGCGGAGCGGCTGCAGCAACGTGTCCCCGGGCTGCACGGACCTCTGCCCTGAGTGCCACACGCGGGGCGGCCAGGGTGGCCGGGACGCCGGGCGGCGGGCGCAGGCGCCCAAGGAGAAGTCCAAGCAGCGGTGCCGGACGCAGGGCTGCGACCACTACGCCAACCAGGAGAAACAGGGCTACTGCAACGAATGCGACCATTTCAAACAGATCTACCGCGGATGA